Genomic segment of Dromaius novaehollandiae isolate bDroNov1 chromosome 6, bDroNov1.hap1, whole genome shotgun sequence:
AGCTGAGGTCACCCACTGCTGGGCTGCGGCAGATGTTGGCCTGAGCCcagctgccagagctgcaggaaaaagctaGAGTAAGCCAAACACACACGACTTTTGTGCCAATGCAGGCAGCAAGCTGGGGCAGGAGAAGCCAAAGACTCACCCTCTTCTTGAGCACAGAGAAGGTGGCTGCGCAACCCGTGCAGTTCCCTGGAAGAGACAGAGGAGAGATCAGACTGCCTGGGATGACCAGAAGGCACAGGACACCCATGCCTGTAGTAAAGGCTTGGCTCAGAGACCAGGCTGCTGCGTCCCTTCCAGCCCTGTGAACATAACTCCCCATGGAGGGGGGTCTTGCTGGAGGTGCAGCCAGACACCACGCCACTCTAGCCATTCCCAGTTCCCTGGCCCCCGCTCCCTTCAGCTTCCCCATGCAGCACCCGCTCCCAGCCTTACCGAAGTTGTTGCTGGGGTAGCGCTTACGCAGGCGCTCAGTCAGCCGTGACACCTTGCTGCGAATCACCTCGTTTTTGCTCATAAAACCGTTGTCTGGGAGGCTGAGGTCAAACTCTGACGAACACTGAGAGCTCTCGTCGTCGTCCTGCAGAGAGGAGGGCCAGCTGAGCATGGAGGGGTGCCTGGGACACTGCCCGGGGGCTAAAGGGCAGCCTGGCCCAGAGGTACATGCCAAACCAGAAGGATACACGAGCCATGGCCAAATTGGGCAGAGGCTGCCAGCTCCGGCTGGGAGGAGATGCCCCTCTCGCAGGCCCTGGCAGGGCAGTACTCACCATGACCAGCAGCTGGTTCTCCTTCTCCCGCAGCATGGGACAGAGAGGACAGGCAGTAGAGAGGGGGACAGACTGCAGAGGTGCCCAGCCCTGCACCCATTTCCTTGAGCACCCAGCCCCCCGAGGGGCCCGGACACCCTGTGCTTGCCTCTTCCCCACAGGGCTCTGCTCTCTCCACCTCAGCTGCCCAGCAGGCACAACCCACCCCCTCCAGGCTCAAACCTCAATAGCATCCTTGAATTCCTCATCAGGCTCTGCCTCCTCGGCCTCCTCCACGCTGCCAGGGGTAAGGTCCTGCAAGAGATTCACAGAGCCAGTCCTGCTGTATCCTCATCTCTGCCCAAAGAAGGGCCCACGCTCCCAGGACAGGTGCCAGGGTGAGGGACCAGCCCCCCAAGCATCGCCATAGGAAGGTATCAGTCCCAGACAGTGGGGTGagccctctcctccccagccgaGTCCAAACACATGGCTGAAGGACTAAGCCAGACCCCCAGTTTAGCAGGGCAGCCCCTTGGCAACACAGGATGGGCTCCATGGCAgcacaaacagatttttcagcaaaacaggcagctggaaggagcttGTGGGCAGAGCAACATAGCCACAAGCTCAGCCCTGTGGTCTGGCTGTGCCTCCCACACCACAGCTCTCCACCCTGCCCCCTCTCACCTCTGTGCTGGTGGGTGTGGGGGTCCGATCCAGCGGGGCAGCAGCTGGCAGGGATTCAGCAGGCTCTGGCGTGTTCTCCAGAGGTTTGGTGCCCACACGCTGCTCAAGCGAGGCCTTCAGCTCCAGTATCACTGATAAGAGGGGAACAGGGCTGGAACAAGGTGGCACTTACCTTCCCTCAGCTCCTCCACACAAAAGCTGGCTGCTGGAGCCAGTCTCCAGCGCCCGAGGCAGGCTGCACTCCCTGACCATCAGGGCGTAGGAATGTCAGCTCACACGTGGAGGTTAGGCCAGCTGCCAAGCTGGGAAAGGAAGGAATCCCACACCTGCCCCAGCTCAGACTGGGAAGAGGGGGCACAGCTTAGTCTCACAGACCAGCTTAGGATCTCCTCCCTCCAACACAGGCCACAGAACAGGAAGTGCCTCCAGCTCTTCTCCCTCATCCACGGCACATTTCCAGGCCAGTGCCACGCATTTGTCACAGGCACTGAGAGCATTTCAATGCCTGGTGTGGCTCAGAGACGCTCTGTGCAGAacagggacaggcacagggagGGATGGTGAGGTTCGCGCACAGCCTGCGCTGCCAGGTCCCAGCTTGCCACAGCGCAGAGGGCAGCAGTCTGCCAGGAGAGAGCACCCAGGCCAGGACGCACACAAGGAGAGAGCGCCGCTTCTCACAGCTCAGGGCCCAAGACTCCCTTCACCCACTGCGTTGCTCTCCGGCTGGTCTGGGCCCCACAGTCAAGGCTGGCATGGGGCCCTGGGCCAACAGGGCACCAGGAGAGGGCAAGGGCAGGATCCCTAGCTTCAAAGGGCCTTTCCCCACCCCATCCTGGCCACAGGCACCTTCAGGGAAGGCTCTTACCATGGTAGAACTGGGCATTGCCCAGGAAGAGGGTGCTGTTGAGGATGGCCAGgacccagcagaggggcagcaggtACAGCACGCAGACAGAGCCCAGCAGCGCCCCATAGAACCTGGGAAGGGGTGGCAGGACACTGGGATCAATATGGGGCAGCCCACCAGCATGACCCCACGCCCCCCACCAGTCAGGCACACCCCCTCCTTCACTGGCTCTCCACATACCAAACGCATTAACGGCAGCTCCACAGGCACTCTCCCCCCCAGCCCACCCTGCGAGCCCCGTGCGGTACTCCCAACCCAGAGCTACTCACTGGGAGGAGACAGCGGGGTTCTCCCAGTACAGCACGCGATACGCCGCCtcgcagctgcagcacagcccgcTCAGGAACGCCTCCAGCTGGATCAGGCTACAGGCAAGACCACAGAGTCAGAGAGGGCCCCCGAACACACACCCCCCACAGTGCCCCCGCACATACGCTTTGCAGAGGCCAGGTCGGCACAGATCCGGGCCCCGGCACCTGCAGAAAAGGCCTCTGGCTCCGGGGAATGAGAGGCCCCAGGTGGGGCCCGGGACGCCCAACACTTACAAGCCCTTGACCTGGGCGACGGCCTCCTGCCGCGAGAGCTGCAACTTGCGCAGGTCCTCACGGCGGACGCTGTGGTATCTCCTGCGCGCCAGCTCGGGCCCCGCAGGCCGGGCGCGACACGTCTCCTGCAGGTAGCCCAGCAGGGCCGGCACCAGGACCACCAGCGCAAGCACCGAGTACCAGGCAGCTGCAAGAGCCGGGAGCACCGTGAGCCGCGGCCTCGGAGGCgggagggcccggggggggggcgggtcccGGCTCCCACCTCGGTCCAGCGTGAGTAGCAGGAAGTTGAGGCCCAGGCAGACGAGCAGGGAGCACAGCGGCCGCTGCCACCTGCGGGCGGAGCCGGGCCGCGGTCAGGCGCGGGCAGCCCCGAGCCCCCGGTCCGGTCCGgcccggtccggcccggccccgacccgcaCGTACCGCACCAGGGAGCGCACGGCCTCGGCCGCATCCCGCAGCGGCTCCGCGTACAGCTCCAGCCGCCGGTAGCTCAGCACCAGCGTCAGGAGGTCGAAGGCGGCGGCCCGCggtggcggcgccgccgccgccgccgccgccgcctccggctgGGCCTCGGGGCCCGCCGCGCCCTCGGGACCCGCCGCGCCGTCGCGCTCGGCCGCCTGCATGGCGGGAGTGGCCGGGGCCCCCCGAGCGCCGCCAGCGCCGAGCGCCGCGCCGCTTCCGGGAAGGCGCCGGCGGCGCCCTGACCTCAcggcgcgcgccccgccgccccgccccgcgccggcagccggCCAATCGGAAAGGGCCGGGCCAGCGGCCTGGCGCGGAAGTCCCGCCCCTGTGAGGGCAGCGGGCGGAAGAGGCGTCGCGCCCGGAAGAGAGCTGCGGActgcggcccggcggggcggggtcCATCCGCGGGCGAGTCCCGACACGGGTGGGGCCTGGCTCCAGGGCGGGTTCCAGTCCGGTCCGATCTGGTCTAGTCTGGCTCCAGGGCGGATCCCAGTCCGGTTTGATCTGCCTCCAGGGCTGGTCCCAGTCTAGGTCCAGTCTGCCTCCAGGGCTGGTCCCAGTCCAGTCTGGTCTGCCTCCAGGGCTGGTTGCAGTCCAGGTCCAACATGGATTCAGAGCTGCTCCCAGTCCAGTCGGATCTGGATGCAGGGCTGGTCCCAGTCTAGTCTGATCTGGACCCAGGGCTGGTAGCAGTCCAGGTCCAATCTGGATGCAGGGCTAGTCCCAGTCCGGTCTGATCTGGTCTGGACCCAGGGCTGGTCCCAGTCCAGTTTGGTCTGGCTTTAGGGCTGGTCCCAGTCTGGGTCCAGTCTGCCTCCGGGGCTGGTATCAGTCCAGGTCTGGTTTGCATGGAGGGCTGGTCCCAGTCCGGATCCAGTCTGGATCCAGGGCTGGTCCCAGTCTGGTCTGATCTGGATCCAAGACTAGTCCCAATCTGGGTGCAGTTTGAGCCCAGAGCTAGTCCCAGTCCAGGTCCAGTCTGGACCTGTGGCTCAGTCACAATCCAAGCCTGATCCCAGTCTCAGGCTCAGTCTGGATCCGGGTCTGATCTCGCTCCAGGGCTCTGTCTCAGTTGGGGCCAGTCTGCACACAGAGCTTGGTCTGGACCTGCCCCTGCTCCCACTCCtggctctgcctggccctggtgCAGCTGGGGGTGGCTCTGCCAGTGCCTGGGCCCAGTTGGTCCACGGCCCCACGCCAGCACGGCCTGGCGTGGCCGCATGATCTGCACGCAGCTGTGAACCCAGGGCGCGTGTAGTTTGCTTTGTAGGGCTTGGCTACAGTGAGTTGAGCTGGGAGATTGCAGCGTGGGAGTGAGCAATGCACATGTACAATTGACGGTCATGCGGCACCAGGAGCCCATGCTCCTTTGCGGTGCCCCTTGCGTGAGTGAGCACGCGAACAAGTTGGCGGGCATCACGCCGCGCTTCTGGGCGTCAGGAGTGGGAAGTCCTGTCGTTAAGGGAGTGACACTGCTGGGCTCCTAGTGCTCAGCCTGGTTCGATGGCCGTATCTGGCTTGCTGGTGCAGTCTTGGTATAAGGTGGCCCCTGGGTGCGGGTGGCCCAGGAGGACACAAGGACGCCAGGACTGTCGTTCAGGCCCCTCTATTCCTCCCTCAGCCTTTTAGATATGGTCCAAGCCAACGAGAGGAAAGGGAAGCCTCTCCAATACCACTTGGCCCTTTGCATCGAGGATGACATGGTGCGGGACCAACCGGGTACCTGTTGGGATAAACTGGTGGATGCTTTCTCTGGGGAGAGCTGGGAAAACCCATGCTGGAAGAGGGAATGGATTGAGAGCCTTCAGAGGGACCCTGTCATGGTGCGGGAAGAGTTTTGTGactggaggaagaagggaaagctggagaaagggaaagggcCAGATGCGTTATGCTGGTTGCTGGGTAGCTGTTTACGGTTTGCGACAAAGCACCGCAAGGACGTAGAGAGCCAACGCGAAGCCACAGAACAGAAATGTAAggaagcagaggcagagaaggcTGTACGGGCAAACAGAGCTGCTGAACTAAGCTGCTGACTTAAATACTTAGAGGGTAAGCTGCAGCCCTTGGttatggagaaagcagaaaatcaaGCCAGGCTGGGTAATCGAGACACCTTTGGCACCTGAACTTATCCGTGGTCTCCCCAGCACCAGGCTGTGCCGGTTGGCAGCTGTCCTGACCTGACCCCCACGGCAACCCATCCAGGTCTGGGTCCGGGGGCAACACCACTGAGCACCGCTCCGGCCCGAAGGCATCACAGGATGAGCAGCGGGCCAGATCAGGACCAAACCACTTTTACCGAGGAGCCAGGGGAGTCTCTGGGAAACCAATAGAGGGGCCCTGGCAGCGAAGGTGCGGGCTTCTTTTCGGTGTCCCCAACAGCAGCAGTCCAAGTAGGTGAACAATCCCATGTGGGTTTTCTAGTGGATACAGAGGCGCGCGCCTCAGTGGTTAATAGCCGTGAATATCGGGGAGCTCCTCCTCTCTCAACAGAGTGTCTCAATTTGGGGGGTAAACGGGAAGGTGACTGCTTACCCAGTAGGGAAAGTGAAATTAGTCTGGGCTAACAGGAAGATAGTACGTCCCACTTTGTTACTGGTGCATGTGAATAACTCAGACATGGACGTTTTGTGAGGATGACGCTGGATAGATAGCTGGGGAAAATGAGAAGTAGGAAACCCAATAAATGATAATGCCATTGTGCCCATTAAGACAGTATCACTGCTTTGGATGGTTTTCCCCTTGCCAGATAGTTGCATAATTGCCCCACAATATAGTATTTCTATTGATGCAGTAAAACCAATAATTAGTCTGATTAAAGAACTGGAGGGGAGGGGTATAATAATCAAAGCTGCTTCCCTGTGTAACTCTCCGTATGGCCTGTAAAAAAGAAGAATGGGACGTGGAGGTCAACCGAAGATGATCTTAAGTTAAACGTGGCCACCCAACCCCTTACGGCCACTGTTCCCAGCCTTCCCGAGATTAGTGCAAAGATTCAGTCAGGAAATTTTATTTGGATGGCTGCTGCAGATATTAAAGATTCACTTTTCATAGTTCCCAGCCCAGAACAAGATGAAAACAAGTTTGCTTTTACTTGGCAAGGGATACAGCGTACCTGCTCACGGTTACCCCAAGGTTATGAACACAGCGCTGCTCTGGCTCACGTGCAGCCAGCCAAGGAACTGGAGAAACTACCCACACCCCCAGGGCTAACGGTGTTACAATACATTGATGGTATCTTTCCAGGAGGAAGCACAGGCGAGGAGGTGCAACAGGCGCTGGATTTAGTTGTCTTGCACTGACAGGCAGTAGGGATAGAAATTGCTATGGAGAAGCATCAGGGACCTACCCAGGAAATTACCTTTTAGGTGCTCGATGGATTGGTGGAGAGAACGTCATCTCCGGATCGGTTTTAAGATCCTTGCAtcagctcccagcaccagcagcaaaaaGGAATTGAGAAGGGGTTTGGGCACATTGGGGGTTTGGCGAACACACGTCCCAGGTTTTAGTATCATAGCCCGACCCTGATATAATCTCCTTAAGAAATCTAGTGAAAGGAGTTGGGGTCCCGAACGGGAAGCAGCCTTCTCCTCTCTGAAGGGAGAGGTGAGCATACACCCGTCCCTAGGGCCGGTCACCCAACACAACCCTTCGCACCACGGGTGATGATGGGGGAAAGGGAGCCCACCGGGGCCTCCGGCAGCGAAGCTTCACCAGTGGCCTGGACCAGCCCATCACCTTTGCCTCTAAACCCTGGCAAAATGCCGAAAAGAATTTTACAGTCCATGAAAAAGTATCGCTAGGGGTTTATACTGCCCTGATGGAGTGCGAGGTAGTCCTCCGACTACTCCAGCCTATTTTGAAACCTGTGGTAGGTGGTCTTTACCTTTGGGGGCAGCATGTCAGCTCGCTGTGCAGCGATGGGCTCCATGTCTTCCCCACAGGGCCTCAGGCGATGGCAGTGTGGCTGCTAATGAACTTACCGAGGAGAGAGCAAGGGGCACCACGCCCCAGGAGTACGCTGAACCGCCAGCTCGCCCATCGAAGCACCTCATCTGGACCCTAATAAGCCGGACGGGGTGCAGGGAGTCAAGGGCCACTGGCAAGGGCCAGCGGCTGTAGTAGCAGTAGCCACTGGTGAGAGCTTTACAGCACCCAGAGGGGTGTGCACGGCGGGCAGAGCTGCAAGCCAGCTGGTCAGCTCTACAACAGGCTGCCCGGATAGTTGCACACAGCGTGGGTGGGTGCAACGCAGTGGCTGGGGACCCGGCACCGGCACCTGGTAGGGAACCAGCGTCTGGGAAAGGTCTTTGTGGGAGCACATTTCCCGCATGGCACAGGAGCAGCCCGGCACAAGATCCCTTCTCCTGCCGCTAGGTGGGACACTGGGGCTGACCCGCCAGCCAAAATAGCCCTTCGGCTCGAGGGGTGCCCAAACCAGCTCAGCTCCAGCTGGCTCGGCCCGGGGCTGCCTGAATGGTTGGGGCATCCTGGGGGATGCGGTCTGCATTGACACAGCCTGGCGAGGGCGGCCAGTTCCTCAAAGCTCAGGATGCTGTGACTAATTGCAATTTGTGTAACGATCGGAAAGACGTCATCTATAAAGGGCGAGAGCGGAGTAATTTGAGGAACAACCGAGGTACATGGGAACTATGCCAAGTGGCTTGTATGGGCATTGCCCCAGCATGGGGCAGCCACGGAGCCGCCCGGGGTGGGAGTCGCTGGTGGGCCAGGAATGGCTCAGCCGGCACGGTGCAGCATGCCATGCACCAGGTAGGTGGTTTGGGGGAAATTGGAATTTTCCTCGGAAATTCAATCCAGCAGCAGCCCACATTTTAagaataaagtaaataaatgGTGTGAGCAACATAGGGTTAAACAGCCCTTCCACATCCTGCGCCACCCACAGAGTAACGCAGCGGTGGAGTGATGGGATGGTCCACTGAAAAAACAGCCGGAAGGGCGTCAGCAGGACTCCAGCTGGAGGCAGGGATTGTGGGATGCAGCCTGGGCCCTGAATCGAGGGGAAAGTCCTCAAAGAAGTCCCGTAGCATGAGCCTTTGACATGGGTTTGTTCCCTGCTAACGTGATGCCAGATAAGAGCCATTACAGAAACAGGGAAAttcttttccatcctttttcCTATCTAGGGCACAGGACGGAATATAAAACCAATTAAAAAGTTAGCACTAGTTTTAGAAGAGATGGCTAATCATATGGGTGAAGCTGTAACAGCCCTTACTGCTCAAGTGTCAGCAATACAGCAAAGGGTATTACAAAATCGGATGGCACTTGATTTCATCCTAGCTGCAAAAGGCAACGTTTGTGCCCCAACTGGTAAAGAATGTTGTACTCACATACCTAAAAATACAtgaagacataaaaaaaaaaaattaaaatgacagcTGTTCCTTGTGGACATGGTTTTCTGGAATATTTGGGCATTCAGGTTCTCTGGTTTTATAAAGTATAATGTTTGTTGTAATCATTTTATTAGGCGGGTACGTAGTAGTTTTGCTAATAAGCTCTTGCATGTCACGTAGTACGCAGTAATGGTCACGGCTCAAACACGCCGACTGCCTCGCATGCACCTCCCATCCCAGCGCGTGCTGCGTATGGACCCAGATGAAGCTGTGCCCACAGCCCCGGGAGAGGCCGgatgcccccagcctgccccgagctcTCCGGAGGGCCGGCAGCgtgggcgcggggcccggccctggGACAGACAGCCCTTTCAGCCCCGTGGGGCGGCAGCGAGGCGGCCCCCGGGAACGCAGCCGCGTCCGGTCCCCCCTCCCCGTGGCCACCGAGCCCCAGGGATGGTGCCAGGACGGGGCTGCGGGAGGTGCCGGAGCCGGCGCCCCCGTGAGCAGCGCACCAGGGCCAGCAGCCCCCGGGTTGCCACAGCCAGGCAGGGGGTGCGCAGGGGCTGCGAGCCCTCGACCGGGGAGCGCTGGCCTCAGCACCAGGGAGTGACCCCAGAGCACACGCGGGGCCTCGCGCCCCTGGCAAGGCGGCCCAAGGGCTGGGGGGGCCGAGCTGGGTGCGACCCCAGCACAGAGCCCGTTGCCGCCGGGCCCAGCCCCGGCACAAAGCGCAGACATGCAGCGTGCGCCAACGTTGCTTTATTCGGAAGATGAATTTATAGACACCAGCGAAGGGGCTGGAGCGGGACAGAGCCGGGCGCgacaggcagggctggggagctgggagaagGCACTAGTGGCAGCACAGGGTTTGGGGGGCGTCCTGGGCAGCCCAAGCCATGCTGGGCTGCTCGGGGGCACCCAGGGGCAGGCCGTGTCCGGGACCAGCCCTGACACATGGGGTAGGGTCAGCACGTCCTGcccagggaaggggaggtggtccGGGGGCCTCCGAGGCTGGGACAGCACCTCCCGAGGGAGACAGTgacccagcaccagccccagatGCCCCGCGATCCCGGAGGGGATCACGCTGCTGCTCTCCACCCTGATCCTGAGCAGGCAGCAGCGAGGAGGACGCATGGCCAGAGCCACCCCTGCGTGGGGCTCCTGCACTGATTCCCAGCCTCCATGGCCCCAGAGCTCCTGCTCCCCACAGCCGGCCCCAAACGGAGCCCGTGGGATTTGGCacctgctgaggtgcagaggctGCTCCAGGGCTGGCCCCGCGTCCCGCCACCCTCTGCTCCCGCTCTCAGAGCCTGGCggtgtcccagcagcctcccaggtcGCCCGTCCTGGGCTCGGGGCCATGGCGTCACCACGGGAGAGGCGGGAGGCTCCTCCACTCTGTgggctcccctccctccctccgccctgCCGCGGCCTCCAGCCAGTGCAGGGCCCCCGAGGTGCAGCCGCAGAGTCCCCAGGCAAGAGTTTTCCAGGATGATCAGTGTAAACTGGAGTTTCGGGCTGGGCCTGGACAGCAGCCCCAGCCGCCCCGTGCCGCAGTGGGACGAGTCCCGGACCCCACGGGTGCTCGGGAGCCCGTCATGTGCCCCCACATCCAAACCGAGCAccgcagaggcaggcagggcggCAGGCAAGGCCGCCGCACCATCTCCCGGGCTGCCGACGGGGCCGTGCCCGTCTCTGCTGGAGCAGCCAGGCCAGAGGCCAGGCTCACAGGCGCAGCGGGTCTCGGCGTAAGGTGGGATCAGCGCCACGAAACTCCTTGCAGGGGTACAAGGGAGcaagcagcatccctgtgcccctcTCTGGCAACGCAGACCCAGCCCAAAAGACAGGGCAGAGGCAGCGAGCACCAGGCGGGGGTGACAAAAACTCTCTTCCTCCCCGGGGTCTCCATCCCGGGACAGCGTGAACCCCAGGCCCGGAGGGATTTCCCCCTGTCCCAGACCAGACTATGCACCCAGCTCgtctccttcctccctgcagcGGAGAGAGCTGGCCGCCGGTGGCGACAAGGCACCGCTGTCCCACGGGGGCTCAGGCCCCCGGGCAGGACAGCGTGGCGGGGGCCAGGGCGACACTGGGGCCAGCTGCAGGCCCAGCGCCCGGCATGGGATCTGGGGCATCTCGGCAGCCGCGGGACAGCGCGGGGCAGGGAGAGGCTTGGCCCCGCGGGCCCCGGGAAGATGCAGACGTGTTCAGGCCAGACAGGAGGAGGGGCCCAGGCTGGGGAAGCGGAGACCAGAGCCTCCATTTGGGAGCTGCGGCGACACCGTGCAGCTGGGAGCGGCTCATGGGGACTGTGCCTACCCAGCCCCGCTGTGGACCGCAACTGCTCGCTCAGCTCCCCCAGAcccaggctccccccaccccggggacaGGGCTGGCACCCACCTGAGCGCACGGCATCTGcaaggcctggggcaggggtgctgggcgggggacaccgtggggctccCGGGAGCTGGGGTCCCTCCTAGGGGGTCTCTACTTGAGTCCTTTGGCTTGCGATAGCCtttgtccatccatccatccatccatcggGGAGGAGAGGCGTCTGTGCAGCGGTGGGGGCGTCCGTGCTGTCCTGGCAGGGTACAGGGGAAGCTGTGCTCCAGGGAAGGCCtctgtccgtctgtccatccatctgtgCAGGAGTCTCTGGAGGAAGCGCGGTGCAGTCAGCCAGGAGGGGATGGGGCAGCAGGGTCGCTTTGTCCAGAAGAAGGGCTGCGGTCCGTCCACGCGAGAGGAGAAGGGGAGCTGAGCGCCGCAGGGTCTCAGACGATGTCACGCTGGTCCCGGCAGCGCCGTGAGAGGCAGTAGAGCCCGGAGAAGAGGTACAGGCAGGCAGCGATGCCCCCGCAGACCGAGGCGCTCAGGTAGGCGCCATAGAGGCAGCGCTGGCTGTAGCCAGGCAGGCTGCAGTAGCTTTTGCGTCCGGCCTTGTAGCCCATGATGCCAGTGGCAGCCGCGTAGAGCCCCACGCCCAGCAGCAGGTCGTGCACCAGGTTGGTGAGGAGCCAGCGGGAGCCGAGCCAGGGCACCAGCGCCCAGCGCCCCAGCAGGCTGAGCCCGAAGAGGGCCAGGGTGAGGAGCCAGACGAGGACGGCGGCGAAGAGCGCGAAGTGGGCCGCCCCCTCGTACTTGTGAGCCGCCACGGTGACCCAGAAGGCGGCGCCCATCACCAGCTGCCCCAGGCGCAGCAGGCCCAGCGGGCTGCGGAGGTAGGCGCGGTGGAGGCTCAGCGAGCCgcgggccgccggccccggcgggggcggcaCGGACGGCGGAGCCGTGCGGGCCATGGCGGGGCCCTGGCTGCGCCGCTCCGCTGCGAGAGCGCGCTCACGGCCCGCTCTGCCCCGGCAGCGACTTCTGCTGCTCGCTGCTGCCAAACATCTGGCGCTTAACGGTCCTCCCCGAGCGgggcctctcccctcccctcccctgtccCGCCTCTgcttcccgccgcgccgcgcgcctcGCCAGGGCCGGGccagccgccgc
This window contains:
- the ZFYVE27 gene encoding protrudin isoform X2; this encodes MQAAERDGAAGPEGAAGPEAQPEAAAAAAAAPPPRAAAFDLLTLVLSYRRLELYAEPLRDAAEAVRSLVRWQRPLCSLLVCLGLNFLLLTLDRGGSRDPPPPRALPPPRPRLTVLPALAAAWYSVLALVVLVPALLGYLQETCRARPAGPELARRRYHSVRREDLRKLQLSRQEAVAQVKGFLIQLEAFLSGLCCSCEAAYRVLYWENPAVSSQFYGALLGSVCVLYLLPLCWVLAILNSTLFLGNAQFYHVILELKASLEQRVGTKPLENTPEPAESLPAAAPLDRTPTPTSTEDLTPGSVEEAEEAEPDEEFKDAIEDDDESSQCSSEFDLSLPDNGFMSKNEVIRSKVSRLTERLRKRYPSNNFGNCTGCAATFSVLKKRRSCSNCGNSFCSRCCSFKVPKAVMGATAPEAQRETVFVCALCNQVLIK
- the ZFYVE27 gene encoding protrudin isoform X4, encoding MQAAERDGAAGPEGAAGPEAQPEAAAAAAAAPPPRAAAFDLLTLVLSYRRLELYAEPLRDAAEAVRSLVRWQRPLCSLLVCLGLNFLLLTLDRAAWYSVLALVVLVPALLGYLQETCRARPAGPELARRRYHSVRREDLRKLQLSRQEAVAQVKGFLIQLEAFLSGLCCSCEAAYRVLYWENPAVSSQFYGALLGSVCVLYLLPLCWVLAILNSTLFLGNAQFYHVILELKASLEQRVGTKPLENTPEPAESLPAAAPLDRTPTPTSTEDLTPGSVEEAEEAEPDEEFKDAIEDDDESSQCSSEFDLSLPDNGFMSKNEVIRSKVSRLTERLRKRYPSNNFGNCTGCAATFSVLKKRRSCSNCGNSFCSRCCSFKVPKAVMGATAPEAQRETVFVCALCNQVLIK
- the ZFYVE27 gene encoding protrudin isoform X1; translation: MQAAERDGAAGPEGAAGPEAQPEAAAAAAAAPPPRAAAFDLLTLVLSYRRLELYAEPLRDAAEAVRSLVRWQRPLCSLLVCLGLNFLLLTLDRGGSRDPPPPRALPPPRPRLTVLPALAAAWYSVLALVVLVPALLGYLQETCRARPAGPELARRRYHSVRREDLRKLQLSRQEAVAQVKGFLIQLEAFLSGLCCSCEAAYRVLYWENPAVSSQFYGALLGSVCVLYLLPLCWVLAILNSTLFLGNAQFYHVILELKASLEQRVGTKPLENTPEPAESLPAAAPLDRTPTPTSTEDLTPGSVEEAEEAEPDEEFKDAIEENQLLVMDDDESSQCSSEFDLSLPDNGFMSKNEVIRSKVSRLTERLRKRYPSNNFGNCTGCAATFSVLKKRRSCSNCGNSFCSRCCSFKVPKAVMGATAPEAQRETVFVCALCNQVLIK
- the ZFYVE27 gene encoding protrudin isoform X3; the protein is MQAAERDGAAGPEGAAGPEAQPEAAAAAAAAPPPRAAAFDLLTLVLSYRRLELYAEPLRDAAEAVRSLVRWQRPLCSLLVCLGLNFLLLTLDRAAWYSVLALVVLVPALLGYLQETCRARPAGPELARRRYHSVRREDLRKLQLSRQEAVAQVKGFLIQLEAFLSGLCCSCEAAYRVLYWENPAVSSQFYGALLGSVCVLYLLPLCWVLAILNSTLFLGNAQFYHVILELKASLEQRVGTKPLENTPEPAESLPAAAPLDRTPTPTSTEDLTPGSVEEAEEAEPDEEFKDAIEENQLLVMDDDESSQCSSEFDLSLPDNGFMSKNEVIRSKVSRLTERLRKRYPSNNFGNCTGCAATFSVLKKRRSCSNCGNSFCSRCCSFKVPKAVMGATAPEAQRETVFVCALCNQVLIK
- the MARVELD1 gene encoding MARVEL domain-containing protein 1, producing MARTAPPSVPPPPGPAARGSLSLHRAYLRSPLGLLRLGQLVMGAAFWVTVAAHKYEGAAHFALFAAVLVWLLTLALFGLSLLGRWALVPWLGSRWLLTNLVHDLLLGVGLYAAATGIMGYKAGRKSYCSLPGYSQRCLYGAYLSASVCGGIAACLYLFSGLYCLSRRCRDQRDIV